One Gimesia aquarii DNA segment encodes these proteins:
- a CDS encoding transposase — protein sequence MNLARRKMIRLPRYDYSQAGFYFLTICTQNSLSLFGEIQDGVMNLNSAGEMVQKWWGKVEEKFPDMTLHEFVVMPNHLHGIVEISRRDKTDVGDDDSPTVAKAVQWFKTMSMNEYIRGVKQNGWPRFSKRLWQRNYYEHIIRDEEAYYEIAEYIKTNPPKLG from the coding sequence ATGAATTTGGCGCGGCGGAAGATGATTCGGTTGCCGAGGTATGACTATTCGCAGGCGGGTTTTTATTTCCTGACGATTTGTACGCAGAATTCCTTGTCTTTGTTTGGTGAGATTCAAGATGGAGTAATGAATCTTAATAGCGCAGGAGAGATGGTTCAAAAATGGTGGGGTAAGGTGGAAGAAAAATTTCCGGATATGACCTTGCATGAGTTTGTTGTGATGCCGAACCACTTGCATGGTATTGTTGAGATTAGTCGCAGAGACAAAACTGATGTTGGTGACGACGACTCGCCGACAGTCGCAAAAGCCGTGCAATGGTTTAAAACGATGTCGATGAATGAGTATATACGAGGAGTAAAACAAAACGGTTGGCCGCGGTTTTCCAAACGTTTATGGCAACGAAATTATTATGAGCACATCATCCGCGACGAAGAGGCGTATTACGAGATCGCAGAGTACATCAAAACCAACCCCCCAAAATTGGGGTAA
- a CDS encoding DUF4268 domain-containing protein, which produces MAIYEITADSLQELTETSYAKVGVKERHDLQRLLRIQVDVISPDTLVIAEEFGEWTEGSRRIDLLGVDKAANLVVIELKRTEDGGHMELQAIRYAAMVSAMTFDRAVEVFSGYLKKIGKESDAHEALLEHLDWSEPDEDRFAQDVRIILASAEFSKELTTAVLWLNDRDLDIRCMRMKPYRYGEKILVDVQQIVPLPEASTYTVQIREKERQERKDRAERYTIRKRFWTRLLEYAHSKTDLHANIAPTDRYEIGTGAGMAGLRYHYKITQHTSFIDLYIDRGVGSQNENKQIFDALFSHKEQIESVVGEPVDWRRLDNNRASRIKLEIEGGYRDDETEWPQTIEKLVDAMIQFDKALSPYVAQLKSGG; this is translated from the coding sequence ATGGCAATATATGAGATTACTGCAGATTCACTGCAAGAGCTTACCGAGACGTCATATGCCAAGGTGGGAGTGAAGGAGCGGCATGATCTGCAACGGTTGTTGCGAATACAGGTAGATGTCATCTCGCCGGATACACTGGTGATTGCTGAGGAATTTGGGGAATGGACCGAAGGGAGTCGACGGATTGATCTTTTGGGTGTTGACAAGGCTGCCAACTTGGTGGTGATTGAACTCAAGCGGACCGAAGATGGCGGGCATATGGAGCTGCAGGCGATCCGCTATGCGGCGATGGTTTCCGCAATGACGTTTGATCGCGCTGTGGAAGTTTTCTCTGGCTATCTCAAAAAAATCGGTAAAGAGAGTGACGCCCATGAAGCATTGCTGGAACATCTTGACTGGAGTGAACCGGATGAAGACCGCTTTGCCCAGGATGTGCGGATCATTCTGGCGTCAGCCGAATTTTCCAAGGAACTGACAACAGCTGTCCTCTGGCTGAATGATCGAGATCTAGATATCCGCTGTATGCGGATGAAGCCGTACCGATATGGAGAGAAGATCCTGGTAGATGTGCAACAGATTGTTCCCCTGCCCGAGGCGTCCACATATACTGTGCAGATTCGGGAAAAAGAACGCCAGGAACGCAAAGACCGGGCTGAGCGGTATACGATCCGTAAACGCTTCTGGACGAGGTTGTTGGAGTATGCGCATTCCAAAACGGACCTGCATGCAAATATAGCACCAACTGATCGGTATGAGATTGGAACGGGAGCCGGGATGGCAGGGCTAAGATATCATTATAAGATCACTCAGCATACTTCTTTTATTGATTTATATATCGATCGTGGTGTCGGCAGTCAGAATGAAAACAAGCAGATATTTGACGCATTATTTTCGCATAAGGAGCAGATTGAATCTGTCGTTGGTGAGCCTGTAGACTGGAGACGCCTGGATAATAATCGGGCTAGCCGGATCAAGCTCGAAATTGAAGGTGGCTATCGAGATGACGAAACGGAATGGCCACAGACGATTGAAAAACTGGTCGACGCAATGATTCAGTTTGATAAGGCGTTGAGCCCGTATGTTGCGCAGCTCAAATCGGGGGGATAA
- a CDS encoding GIY-YIG nuclease family protein has protein sequence MSEQLGRTIQIYLPNGEPRGIRIAELTTRTVQTVLIPQSELGGAKKRPELEQIAVYFLFGEVEDQVKPIVYIGQTEDVKKRLDSHSNEKEFWKTAVLGISKTQAFTPAHIRWLEWYCIQRAKEVDRFLLDNEQNPREPFVTEPMQADLLDAFETLGILLTALGYPLFDPARPVADTDWFYCQGPEAQATGTLNEDGFLVSKDSLCRQQISGSASSTVSNLRGRLTESQILKETESGQFIFVQDFQFETPSGAAQVILGRNANGWVEWKNKEGKTLHEVKRAPNQAEEEQSNA, from the coding sequence ATGTCTGAACAACTGGGACGCACAATTCAAATCTATTTACCGAATGGAGAACCTCGCGGGATTCGGATTGCCGAATTGACGACGCGCACAGTACAGACAGTGTTGATTCCACAAAGTGAATTAGGTGGTGCCAAGAAACGACCTGAACTAGAACAGATCGCAGTCTATTTTCTCTTCGGCGAAGTAGAAGATCAGGTCAAACCCATTGTCTACATTGGTCAAACAGAAGATGTCAAAAAACGACTAGACAGTCATAGCAATGAAAAAGAATTCTGGAAAACGGCGGTTTTGGGGATTTCCAAAACACAAGCTTTTACCCCTGCACACATTCGATGGTTGGAATGGTACTGTATCCAACGCGCTAAAGAAGTAGACCGCTTTCTGCTTGATAATGAGCAGAACCCAAGAGAACCTTTTGTGACAGAGCCGATGCAGGCAGACCTGCTCGATGCGTTTGAAACATTAGGGATTTTACTGACGGCTCTGGGTTATCCGTTATTCGACCCAGCACGCCCAGTTGCAGATACGGACTGGTTTTATTGTCAGGGTCCTGAAGCTCAGGCTACAGGTACATTAAATGAAGATGGATTTCTTGTCAGTAAAGACTCATTATGCCGACAGCAAATATCAGGATCTGCCAGCTCTACTGTTTCTAACTTGCGCGGAAGATTAACAGAAAGCCAAATTTTGAAAGAAACAGAGTCAGGCCAATTTATATTTGTACAAGATTTTCAATTTGAAACTCCTAGTGGCGCAGCGCAAGTTATTCTGGGCCGCAACGCTAACGGCTGGGTCGAATGGAAAAATAAAGAAGGGAAAACATTACACGAAGTGAAACGCGCACCAAATCAAGCTGAAGAAGAACAATCGAACGCCTGA